In Neofelis nebulosa isolate mNeoNeb1 chromosome 7, mNeoNeb1.pri, whole genome shotgun sequence, the following proteins share a genomic window:
- the LOC131516109 gene encoding uncharacterized protein LOC131516109 isoform X2, giving the protein MAPRDRRRGSWKGGHEELPWPGFQGAGKAPAFAKKLSSPSRRFLPSLKYTPAHHERFLPWVKGRPLSNYHFLVAKTHVTLPAICPLLRVVRTSSGTFQETVTRSHDMSLQLEAFQGGPKRPPGSSVTCGQRKRKIGPQLKEGGKKTQRGGTIQYPTGLSWKRQEASRSDAITWSPGGGFSPAEVTQPLHPLLS; this is encoded by the exons ATGGCTCCCCGTGACAGAAGGAGGGGATCATGGAAAGGGGGTCATGAGGAGTTGCCTTGGCCGGGATTTCAGGGGGCTGGGAAGGCTCCCGCCTTTGCCAAGAaactctcctctccttccaggcgctttctcccctctctcaaatACACGCCGGCCCACCACGAAAGGTTCCTTCCCTGGGTGAAGGGCCGGCCTCTCTCGAACTACCATTTCCTTGTAGCGAAGACGCATGTCACGCTGCCAGCTATTTGTCCTTTACTGCGAGTTGTCAGGACCTCCTCTGGG ACCTTCCAAGAAACAGTTACCAGAAGCCATGACATGTCCCTGCAGCTGGAGGCCTTCCAGGGAGGGCCGAAGAGGCCTCCGGGGTCCAGCGTTACGTGCGGACAAAGGAAg AGAAAGATTGGACCCCAGCTCAAGGAAGGAGGCAAAAAAACTCAAAGGGGAGGCACCATCCAATACCCCACAG GCCTCAGTTGGAAACGACAAGAAGCTTCCAGGTCAGACGCCATCACCTGGTCCCCTGGAGGAGGTTTCAGTCCTGCCGAAGTCACACAGCCTCTTCACCCACTTTTGAGCTAG
- the LOC131516109 gene encoding uncharacterized protein LOC131516109 isoform X1 — MAPRDRRRGSWKGGHEELPWPGFQGAGKAPAFAKKLSSPSRRFLPSLKYTPAHHERFLPWVKGRPLSNYHFLVAKTHVTLPAICPLLRVVRTSSGTFQETVTRSHDMSLQLEAFQGGPKRPPGSSVTCGQRKDLKTRRDFLDEATGERLDPSSRKEAKKLKGEAPSNTPQASVGNDKKLPGQTPSPGPLEEVSVLPKSHSLFTHF; from the exons ATGGCTCCCCGTGACAGAAGGAGGGGATCATGGAAAGGGGGTCATGAGGAGTTGCCTTGGCCGGGATTTCAGGGGGCTGGGAAGGCTCCCGCCTTTGCCAAGAaactctcctctccttccaggcgctttctcccctctctcaaatACACGCCGGCCCACCACGAAAGGTTCCTTCCCTGGGTGAAGGGCCGGCCTCTCTCGAACTACCATTTCCTTGTAGCGAAGACGCATGTCACGCTGCCAGCTATTTGTCCTTTACTGCGAGTTGTCAGGACCTCCTCTGGG ACCTTCCAAGAAACAGTTACCAGAAGCCATGACATGTCCCTGCAGCTGGAGGCCTTCCAGGGAGGGCCGAAGAGGCCTCCGGGGTCCAGCGTTACGTGCGGACAAAGGAAg GACCTGAAAACCAGAAGGGACTTTTTGGATGAGGCCACAGG AGAAAGATTGGACCCCAGCTCAAGGAAGGAGGCAAAAAAACTCAAAGGGGAGGCACCATCCAATACCCCACAG GCCTCAGTTGGAAACGACAAGAAGCTTCCAGGTCAGACGCCATCACCTGGTCCCCTGGAGGAGGTTTCAGTCCTGCCGAAGTCACACAGCCTCTTCACCCACTTTTGA